One Cryptomeria japonica chromosome 9, Sugi_1.0, whole genome shotgun sequence genomic window carries:
- the LOC131032981 gene encoding ribonuclease 3 — protein sequence MMGSYNPLCLLILVVLSFEFWAVATASSFDFYYFVQQWPGSYCGTRRGCCNPLTGKPASDFSIHGLWPNYKTGKWPQFCNPSDEFDFSEISDLVGELNSYWGSLSCPSSDGHTFWGHEWEKHGTCSLNLNQHDYFQKALSLRRKIDLLTALKSAGIRPDGGEYRVSDIKKAIRNALGEDVGVDCNRSEEGEYQLNEIYVCVDKFDASTVIKCPVYPHSKCPSTVKFPLFGDEEEIASSSDQTTGPDKW from the exons ATGATGGGAAGTTATAATCCTTTGTGCCTTCTCATACTTGTAGTGCTTTCATTTGAGTTCTGGGCTGTTGCCACGGCCAGTTCCTTCGATTTCTATTATTTCGTGCAGCAG TGGCCAGGATCCTACTGTGGTACAAGAAGAGGATGTTGTAATCCTCTCACTGGGAAACCTGCATCGGATTTTTCCATTCATGGCTTATGGCCAAATTATAAGACTGGAAAATGGCCCCAGTTTTGCAATCCTTCTGATGAGTTTGACTTCTCAGAG ATCTCGGATTTGGTGGGGGAGTTGAATAGTTATTGGGGATCGCTGAGCTGCCCAAGTAGTGATGGGCATACATTTTGGGGCCACGAGTGGGAGAAGCATGGCACTTGCTCTCTCAATCTGAACCAGCATGACTATTTCCAAAAGGCTCTTTCTTTGCGACGCAAGATTGATCTTCTCACTGCCCTTAAATCTGCAG GTATTAGACCGGATGGAGGAGAATACAGGGTGAGTGATATAAAAAAAGCGATTCGGAATGCTCTTGGCGAGGATGTAGGAGTGGATTGTAACAGAAGCGAGGAGGGCGAGTATCAACTGAATGAGATATACGTTTGCGTTGATAAATTTGACGCTTCCACAGTTATCAAATGCCCTGTTTACCCACACAGCAAGTGCCCTTCTACTGTTAAATTTCCTCTTTTCGGAGACGAGGAAGAGATTGCATCTTCTTCAGATCAGACAACTGGGCCAGACAAATGGTAG